One Acropora palmata chromosome 2, jaAcrPala1.3, whole genome shotgun sequence genomic window, TTCTCCGGTTTAACAACTGAATAATTGGATGATTACATAGTTGAAGCTGATTGAGTCAGCCTCCAAAATCGTTCTCGGGTAAATAGGTCACAATTGTGAAATCTATTGGAAAATCCGAAACCGGAATCTTGGCGTAAGTATGTATGCACTTTTTCGACTATTAAGGGGTCaagagttttgttttgcttttaccAAAACATTCGCTGGTTTAGTATTGTTACGGTTGTTGACGCCTTAGATGGTGTGTCCAAAAGATTAAGATTTTTTCCGGTTTTGATTTCGAGATTCGCAAACTTTACTTCGAAGTGTTAGTGTTTCATGTACCGATGCAACGAGAATTTCAAAGTTCAATTTAATTTACGTAAGTAGTAACAGCGTAAAAATCCGGCCTCCTCGATATGATTCATGTATTGTCCATCGCCAAAACAATCATATCTGTACAAAATAGTTTTGACCTTTTAGAAGATTTATTAAACCCAGCAGGTTCAttgagtccgcatggagacaacattttacatttacacaattagccattttgttttgactaACCCTTAATTAGTTATCCTTGTTTTAAAAGTTAAATAAGGTATCTTATCTTCTTACGACGCCAACCTAAATTAGATTCTTAACAATTTAATTGCCATTGGAGCCGTCGAACCCTCTTTttagaattaattttgtttggtCTCTTTCCCGAACATTTCAGCTCAGGCATACTCGGGCGAATTTTATCTTAAGACATGACAAGACagaatgttattgttttcattcaatggtctataatattttttaactcGGAATAAGAAATTCTTAAATTCAGGACGGCTAGGAAACCTTTTAAATTGGAACAAAACAATTGCTCCTGAATCAGGCACCAGACAACTTTTTGTTCCACTTCGAAAGTGTTAGTTCCCCATACGCCATGCTTGTGGGTAAATTGTTTGGAGGGACGACGGGTTGACGAGTTATAATGACATCACCTACAGGACTAACCAAGCTAAAGATCATTTTGACCTTAGGTTCTTTTGACAGAGAGACCAAATGGTTTATTACGTCAACATAACATTGGAGTATTTGTCCCCTTCTTTTCTCAGTAAATTGAAAGGATGAGAGGCGAGAAAGCTGTTGTGTACTCTGCACTTTTCCTGACTTCGTTCATAACACTTTGCAGCGGACTGAGCAGTAAGTGAAAGAGGTCATGCGAATACAATTTCTAACACCAGTTTGACAACTTGACCGTTAAATGACAAGTGGATGAATTTTGAAACCCAttcagaaagagaaaaaaaatcttcagGCAAGAAATTGTCTATTTCAGGCACATGAGTTATTTTTCTATCTGCCGTGTAGCGCATTAATTGAAACCGACCAAAAAGGAATCTCACTACTTTCACCTGTTATAAAAGCAAGGGGTGAATGACGAGCCcgtaaataaatgaaagaatgTGAACGGTCGCACGGGAATCGAATCTATGACCTTCTAATTTCTAATTTGGATACATCCCAGGTAAAGCTAGGCACGTCTTCTCCTCACGTTACCTGTAGCTAAAGGTTTGTAAAGGCATTTAATAAAAGGAATGTCTAATGCGCGCAAAACTGATCACATGGTCCTTATTATATTTCTCTGTCGTCAGTTACTACTCCACGCCAATTGGCCAACAAACGCTGATATAAATTGTCCGTATTTCATTCACTGAAATCAAAACTTGTTTTCTCAGACGCTACAAACAACAGCGCTGCTGTGGACCCAAACCAGTTGAACTGTAAGTGATGAAAAACTTGCTTCTGTTCCGTAATTTCACTTCACCACATGACGACAGTGTTCAGTGGGCTTTTTAGGCATGCCCACCACAGCGGATAACTGTTCAATGGTTCGCCTGagagttttttgttttgaagccaTAGACAACAGATCTGTTCTTCAAGGGCTTGTTTCGTGTTCTATTATCTCAACCCAGTCAAGAACAAAGGGCGCGTTCTCTTTGCGTCCGGTAAAAGTCACAGATTTCTCCAGTAAGGGTAATCACTCCCACttgaaaaaaacgaaagagGACGTTGCCAATCACTATCAAGTATTTCGACTGAGAATGAAACTGCATGAAAACGTTGATCAGCCAACGTAGCCAACTGAAAATGGCTCATCCAGAGAGCAGTATCACGTTTCAGTTTCTCACGATAGCACACCGAAAAACAGTAACAACCAAACCGTTAATTAAGTGTCTGAGGGTATTTAGCATTACTGCTGATTGAGGAcacaaaaattaaagcaaatcattaatattaaaGTATTTCCAGCGTGCAAACTAGTCTCATAAAACTGCACGACTTCTTTTTTCCGCATCATATCATTCGAGCAAGCTCTCAGTCGCACGACTTACGACTAAGTCTTCAGTTCTGGCAATTGGCCCAAGACTGAGAACGTGACGTGAACAAACTATTTGGtcaagcaaaattaatattctatgaaatatgttttgttgttttcttggcAGGCACAGTTTTTAATGTGACGCTGAAGCTTCCAAATGCAACCTATGATGAGAGTTTAGCCAACCCACATTCACCACAATTCATCAAGCTCAGGACGGATTTTGAAGTCGGGGTAAGTTTTGTTGCTGGGCGACTGCTAATTCCAGAACGCGATTTAGAGATGTAAGTTATAGTTGGCGACTCGGGAAGGAACACTTTTTAATGATATGGAAGTGTTTAGTAAGCTTACGGCCTGTACCTCTTCAAAATTATACATGCTCTACACATTCAGTTTAAAACCCTAATTTTTCGTTGCAGATCTTGCAGGTGTATGACGGATACAAGCCCTTTATTGGCGTTACGACATTAAAATTCAGGTAGTTATGTGGTGTGTCTCGTCAATTTTTATATAGATTTTACATCATATATTGGAATGCGACAGAATCTAACTGCGTAGACGGCTTTTCCTCCGAGTGCTatccagttttcttttgctcTATTATAGGCTCGACTAATACCTTTGCCTTTTCCATCACTGCCTTACAAGTCAGGTATcttaaagaaaggaaaacaaacaaacaaacaccaCCAGCTCTTAATTCTTCTTCTCCAGTATCACTGGCTACTACTTAGAGAATTTACACCTTGAAAGAGGCTCAATTCAGAACGTTCCAAAGATGAAAACCGACAACTACGAGAGCGTTTTCTCTtacttcttttctcttcttcaaatttaaaacaatatatTTACAATATGTATAATGCAATCACTTGACCACTACTACATTCACTAcccaccatgacaaaaagagacAACGCTTTGGCTTGTTCATCAATCGAGCTGTCAAAAATTAGGAAATGAGAAGCGCAAACAAGGAAACCAACAGttctatttatttttccttgaaatagTCAAGCTCCTGACGGCAAGGCAATCGTACTTTTTTGTCTGGAATTCAGCAACAACGGAACACATCTTCCTAACCTGACAACGGCCATAGCTACAGGTCAGCTGGGGAAACTGAATCCTGTTCAAGTTGCACCAACACTTGATCAAGCGGGTGAGTAACTGAAAACCCGATGATCGTGGAAGCGGTCAGCAAGTTTCTTGCCGCTTCtcttttttagattttttgCATAGTGTTGTTTAAGTCAGTCACTGACGTCAATGGATCATTTGGGTCCCTGAGATCTTGTTAGCGTTTTGGTCGAAGGGCTAACgatcgaaatgtcagcttggCTATCTcttcatggtggaaatttgatccttaccaacttgtttgatacctaCGTTTAGTGTTTCACTACCCCACAGTTCCCTTGGGAAGTAACCTTtcttagtataaatttactcgtagtctatcgtgaatccgtgaatctgattggctatattactagtagactatctgctgatagtctacagtagtgaatagccaatgaaaatcggctattttgaacacgtgatgcttgtttcattcctcagtgcacatcgcgtgcagtgtttgaaacct contains:
- the LOC141863776 gene encoding uncharacterized protein LOC141863776, translated to MRGEKAVVYSALFLTSFITLCSGLSNATNNSAAVDPNQLNCTVFNVTLKLPNATYDESLANPHSPQFIKLRTDFEVGILQVYDGYKPFIGVTTLKFSQAPDGKAIVLFCLEFSNNGTHLPNLTTAIATGQLGKLNPVQVAPTLDQAACYKEPAPPVCPIPCPSACAPSCFSTCCQQGYQQTFYMPPPPPPPPQPVAIPPPLPLPSACPAPCPPTCATTGCSPACCNTMFNPQSSFNYGKRHHAPKPAKGDKKHRIFHKLHRKT